From Oreochromis aureus strain Israel breed Guangdong linkage group 4, ZZ_aureus, whole genome shotgun sequence, a single genomic window includes:
- the olfm2a gene encoding noelin-2a isoform X3: MEVLDLRTYRDLQYVRNTESLMKVVDGKLKVASENPRSLNPKGFQELKDKVTQLLPLLPVLEQYKTDAKMILRLREEVRNLSLVLMAIQEEMGAYDYEELRQRVLLLETRLHSCMQKLGCGKLTGVSNPITVRASGSRFGSWMTDTMIPSSDNRVWSMDGYFKGRRVLEYRTMNDFMKGQNFVQHLLPHPWAGTGHVVYNGSLYYNKYQSNIIIKYHFRSRSVLVQRSLSGAGYNNTFPYSWGGSSDIDLMADENGLWAVYTTIPNAGNIVISRLEPQSLEVLQTWDTGFPKRSAGESFMICGTLYVTNSHLAGAKIYFAYYTNTSSYEYTDIPFHNQYSHISMMDYNPRERVLYTWNNGHQVLYNVTLFQVIKTSGD, encoded by the exons ATGGAGGTGCTGGACCTAAGGACATACAGGGATCTACAGTATGTCAGAAACACAGAGAGTCTAATGAAAGTGGTAGATGGAAAGCTGAAGGTGGCCTCTGAAAATCCCCGCAGCCTCAATCCAAAGGGCTTTCAG GAGTTAAAAGACAAGGTGACCCAGCTGCTCCCCCTGTTGCCAGTGCTGGAACAATACAAGACTGATGCCAAAATGATCCTGCGCCTTCGGGAGGAAGTAAGGAATCTGTCCTTGGTGCTTATGGCTATCCAAGAGGAGATGGGGGCCTACGATTACGAGGAGCTGCGACAGAGAGTCCTGCTACTTGAAACCAGACTCCACTCCTGCATGCAGAAACTTG GCTGCGGGAAGCTCACTGGCGTCAGTAATCCCATCACAGTACGTGCATCAGGGTCAAGGTTCGGCTCCTGGATGACAGATACCATGATACCCAGTTCCGACAACAGA GTGTGGTCCATGGATGGTTACTTCAAGGGACGTCGGGTCCTGGAATATCGCACAATGAATGATTTCATGAAGGGCCAGAACTTTGTGCAGCACTTGCTGCCACACCCTTGGGCTGGCACCGGTCATGTGGTCTACAATGGTTCACTGTACTACAACAAGTACCAGAGCAACATTATCATCAAGTACCACTTCCGTTCTCGAAGTGTGCTGGTGCAGCGCAGTTTGAGTGGGGCCGGCTATAACAACACTTTTCCCTACTCCTGGGGTGGCTCCTCTGACATCGACCTGATGGCGGACGAGAATGGCCTATGGGCTGTTTACACCACCATCCCTAATGCTGGAAACATTGTCATCAGCCGCCTGGAGCCTCAGAGTCTGGAGGTGCTGCAGACTTGGGACACAGGCTTTCCTAAGCGCAGTGCTGGAGAGTCTTTTATGATCTGCGGCACACTATATGTCACCAACTCCCACCTGGCTGGTGCCAAGATCTATTTTGCTTATTACACCAACACATCAAGTTATGAGTACACAGACATCCCCTTCCACAATCAATACTCCCATATTTCCATGATGGACTATAACCCCAGGGAGAGGGTCCTTTATACCTGGAACAACGGACACCAGGTGCTGTACAATGTCACACTCTTCCAGGTTATTAAGACTTCTGGGGACTGA
- the olfm2a gene encoding noelin-2a isoform X1, which yields MSVPMLKIGAVLSTMAMVTNWMSQTLPSLVGLNGTTISRGGTSERIVSALYPRPEEGWEIYSSAQDADGKCICTVVAPAQNMCNRDPRSRQLRQLMEKVQNISQSMEVLDLRTYRDLQYVRNTESLMKVVDGKLKVASENPRSLNPKGFQELKDKVTQLLPLLPVLEQYKTDAKMILRLREEVRNLSLVLMAIQEEMGAYDYEELRQRVLLLETRLHSCMQKLGCGKLTGVSNPITVRASGSRFGSWMTDTMIPSSDNRVWSMDGYFKGRRVLEYRTMNDFMKGQNFVQHLLPHPWAGTGHVVYNGSLYYNKYQSNIIIKYHFRSRSVLVQRSLSGAGYNNTFPYSWGGSSDIDLMADENGLWAVYTTIPNAGNIVISRLEPQSLEVLQTWDTGFPKRSAGESFMICGTLYVTNSHLAGAKIYFAYYTNTSSYEYTDIPFHNQYSHISMMDYNPRERVLYTWNNGHQVLYNVTLFQVIKTSGD from the exons ATGAGCGTTCCTATGCTAAAGATCGGGGCAGTTCTCAGCACCATGGCCATGGTGACCAACTGGATGTCTCAGACTCTGCCCTCTCTGGTGGGACTCAACGGGACCACCATCTCCAGAGGGGGCACATCAGAAAGGATTGTCAGC GCTCTATACCCACGACCAGAGGAGGGCTGGGAGATCTACAGTTCAGCGCAGGACGCAGATGGGAAGTGTATCTGTACCGTCGTTGCACCAGCCCAGAACATGTGTAACCGCGACCCACGCAGCAGGCAGCTTCGCCAGCTCATGGAGAAG GTTCAGAACATCAGCCAGTCAATGGAGGTGCTGGACCTAAGGACATACAGGGATCTACAGTATGTCAGAAACACAGAGAGTCTAATGAAAGTGGTAGATGGAAAGCTGAAGGTGGCCTCTGAAAATCCCCGCAGCCTCAATCCAAAGGGCTTTCAG GAGTTAAAAGACAAGGTGACCCAGCTGCTCCCCCTGTTGCCAGTGCTGGAACAATACAAGACTGATGCCAAAATGATCCTGCGCCTTCGGGAGGAAGTAAGGAATCTGTCCTTGGTGCTTATGGCTATCCAAGAGGAGATGGGGGCCTACGATTACGAGGAGCTGCGACAGAGAGTCCTGCTACTTGAAACCAGACTCCACTCCTGCATGCAGAAACTTG GCTGCGGGAAGCTCACTGGCGTCAGTAATCCCATCACAGTACGTGCATCAGGGTCAAGGTTCGGCTCCTGGATGACAGATACCATGATACCCAGTTCCGACAACAGA GTGTGGTCCATGGATGGTTACTTCAAGGGACGTCGGGTCCTGGAATATCGCACAATGAATGATTTCATGAAGGGCCAGAACTTTGTGCAGCACTTGCTGCCACACCCTTGGGCTGGCACCGGTCATGTGGTCTACAATGGTTCACTGTACTACAACAAGTACCAGAGCAACATTATCATCAAGTACCACTTCCGTTCTCGAAGTGTGCTGGTGCAGCGCAGTTTGAGTGGGGCCGGCTATAACAACACTTTTCCCTACTCCTGGGGTGGCTCCTCTGACATCGACCTGATGGCGGACGAGAATGGCCTATGGGCTGTTTACACCACCATCCCTAATGCTGGAAACATTGTCATCAGCCGCCTGGAGCCTCAGAGTCTGGAGGTGCTGCAGACTTGGGACACAGGCTTTCCTAAGCGCAGTGCTGGAGAGTCTTTTATGATCTGCGGCACACTATATGTCACCAACTCCCACCTGGCTGGTGCCAAGATCTATTTTGCTTATTACACCAACACATCAAGTTATGAGTACACAGACATCCCCTTCCACAATCAATACTCCCATATTTCCATGATGGACTATAACCCCAGGGAGAGGGTCCTTTATACCTGGAACAACGGACACCAGGTGCTGTACAATGTCACACTCTTCCAGGTTATTAAGACTTCTGGGGACTGA
- the olfm2a gene encoding noelin-2a isoform X2 has translation MHLFSAMFLLVMLAVMPGEALYPRPEEGWEIYSSAQDADGKCICTVVAPAQNMCNRDPRSRQLRQLMEKVQNISQSMEVLDLRTYRDLQYVRNTESLMKVVDGKLKVASENPRSLNPKGFQELKDKVTQLLPLLPVLEQYKTDAKMILRLREEVRNLSLVLMAIQEEMGAYDYEELRQRVLLLETRLHSCMQKLGCGKLTGVSNPITVRASGSRFGSWMTDTMIPSSDNRVWSMDGYFKGRRVLEYRTMNDFMKGQNFVQHLLPHPWAGTGHVVYNGSLYYNKYQSNIIIKYHFRSRSVLVQRSLSGAGYNNTFPYSWGGSSDIDLMADENGLWAVYTTIPNAGNIVISRLEPQSLEVLQTWDTGFPKRSAGESFMICGTLYVTNSHLAGAKIYFAYYTNTSSYEYTDIPFHNQYSHISMMDYNPRERVLYTWNNGHQVLYNVTLFQVIKTSGD, from the exons GCTCTATACCCACGACCAGAGGAGGGCTGGGAGATCTACAGTTCAGCGCAGGACGCAGATGGGAAGTGTATCTGTACCGTCGTTGCACCAGCCCAGAACATGTGTAACCGCGACCCACGCAGCAGGCAGCTTCGCCAGCTCATGGAGAAG GTTCAGAACATCAGCCAGTCAATGGAGGTGCTGGACCTAAGGACATACAGGGATCTACAGTATGTCAGAAACACAGAGAGTCTAATGAAAGTGGTAGATGGAAAGCTGAAGGTGGCCTCTGAAAATCCCCGCAGCCTCAATCCAAAGGGCTTTCAG GAGTTAAAAGACAAGGTGACCCAGCTGCTCCCCCTGTTGCCAGTGCTGGAACAATACAAGACTGATGCCAAAATGATCCTGCGCCTTCGGGAGGAAGTAAGGAATCTGTCCTTGGTGCTTATGGCTATCCAAGAGGAGATGGGGGCCTACGATTACGAGGAGCTGCGACAGAGAGTCCTGCTACTTGAAACCAGACTCCACTCCTGCATGCAGAAACTTG GCTGCGGGAAGCTCACTGGCGTCAGTAATCCCATCACAGTACGTGCATCAGGGTCAAGGTTCGGCTCCTGGATGACAGATACCATGATACCCAGTTCCGACAACAGA GTGTGGTCCATGGATGGTTACTTCAAGGGACGTCGGGTCCTGGAATATCGCACAATGAATGATTTCATGAAGGGCCAGAACTTTGTGCAGCACTTGCTGCCACACCCTTGGGCTGGCACCGGTCATGTGGTCTACAATGGTTCACTGTACTACAACAAGTACCAGAGCAACATTATCATCAAGTACCACTTCCGTTCTCGAAGTGTGCTGGTGCAGCGCAGTTTGAGTGGGGCCGGCTATAACAACACTTTTCCCTACTCCTGGGGTGGCTCCTCTGACATCGACCTGATGGCGGACGAGAATGGCCTATGGGCTGTTTACACCACCATCCCTAATGCTGGAAACATTGTCATCAGCCGCCTGGAGCCTCAGAGTCTGGAGGTGCTGCAGACTTGGGACACAGGCTTTCCTAAGCGCAGTGCTGGAGAGTCTTTTATGATCTGCGGCACACTATATGTCACCAACTCCCACCTGGCTGGTGCCAAGATCTATTTTGCTTATTACACCAACACATCAAGTTATGAGTACACAGACATCCCCTTCCACAATCAATACTCCCATATTTCCATGATGGACTATAACCCCAGGGAGAGGGTCCTTTATACCTGGAACAACGGACACCAGGTGCTGTACAATGTCACACTCTTCCAGGTTATTAAGACTTCTGGGGACTGA